Within the Scytonema millei VB511283 genome, the region GCCCTTTTGCAAGCGCCGCTATACCAAGCAGAAGGCAAGCTCTTGCTCAAAAAGCCCAGCGAGACTTCTAGTCTCAATCCTGAAAAGTACGAGCCGCGCTTGGAACCGCTTAGCGCTGAGAGCAATCCGGTGAGTACCGAGTCGGAAATCGTCAGTTCGATCCCGCTGGCACAGAAAACGATCGCCGCGCTCACCCTTAAAGACGAAGAAGGTAAGCCGCTCAAACCAACAGCACTGATTAGTCAGTTGACACTGAAAAATATTCCCGCTACTGACGTGCTGCAAGTCGCATATGAAAGTAAAGATCCTCGGGAAGCAGCGGCAGTCGTCAATAAATTGATGAGCGCTTATGTAGATTACAACATTCAAAGTAACCGCGCCGAAGCCTCAGCCGCAGAAGATTTTATCGTCAAGCAACTGCCGCAGACAGAAAGTACGGTGCGAGCAGCTGAAGCTAGTTTACGCCGTTTCAAGGAACGACATCAAATCGTCAGCCTAGAACACGAAGCCATCTCAGCTGTAGAAGTGCTGAAGGAACTGCAAGACCAAATCACGCTTGCAGAAGCAGCACTCGTACAAACTCAAGGTCGAGCGACAAAACTGCAAAAAGAGATTGCCCTCACTTCCCAAGATGCCGTACCGATTAATTCTCTCAAAGAGTCCCCTGGCATACAGAAGACACTGGCAGAATTACAACGGGTAGAAGGCGACTTGGTTGTCCTTCAAACTCGTTTTGAAGATACCTACCCCGAAGTCCAAAAATTACAACAAAAACGGGATGCCCTCAAACAGTTGTTAGAAGGACGCATAGGACAAATGTTGGGCAACTCGAAACAGGTATCGAATCGCAATTTAGAAGCAGGCGAGTTACAACAAAAACTGGCTGAAGACTTGGTAAGAGCGGAAGTCGAACGCCTCAGTTTGTCTAATAGATTAAACTTTTTAGCTCAAGCTAGAACGAACTACAGACAAAGAGCGAAGATTTTACCGCAATTAGAGCAGCAACAACGGGAGTTAGAGCGACAAGTCAGAGCCGCCCAAGCTACCTACGAATTAATGCTGAAAAAACTGCAAGAACTACGGGTAGAGCAAAACAGAAATATTGGTAACGCTAGCATTATTGAAACAGCATTAGTGCCAGAAACTCCATTATTGGGTAAAAGAGTGATGACTCTCGGTCTGGGAGGAATTGCCGCACTATTACTCGCGATCGCCACGATCGCTATACTCGAACTGAGCGACGCATCAATCAAAACACTCAGAGAAATTAAGCAGGTGTTTGGTTACACCTTGATTGGTAGCATTCCTCAACTGGGCAAATTCATCAAATTGAAACCTGGACGACAGCAAGATTGTCCAGTTCCCGAACTAGCGGTGAGAAATAGCCCTCGCTCGTTGACAGCGGAAGCTTATCGTATGTTACAAGCTAACTTGCGGTTTTTGAATTTAGATCGTCCGCTCAAAGCCGTCGTCGTGACGAGTTCAGTGCCGAAAGAAGGCAAATCGACCGTTTGTGCTAATTTAGCCGTCGCGATCGCCCAGCTAGGACGCAGAGTGTTATTAATTGATGCCGACCTCCGCTCTCCGATCCAACACCATATTTGGCAGCAAACGAATGTAGAGGGTTTGAGCCACGTCCTCGTTGGCGGAACAGACTTTCAGGCAGCAGTAGAACAAGTTATGCCAAACTTACACGTTCTTACGGCTGGAGTCTTACCACCTAACCCAATGGCTTTAATCGACTCTCAGCGAATGGCTGCATTGGTCAGTTCTTTAAGCGATCGTTACGATTTTGTCATCATCGACGCTCCGCCTTTGGTAGTAGCGGCAGATGCTCTGACTCTAGGGAAAATTACCGATGGAATTTTGTTGGTCGCTAGACTAGGGGTGGTCGATTATACTAATGCAGTTGCGGCAAGAGAGGCTCTCAAATGTTCCTGTCAGACAGTGCTGGGAGTTGTTGCCAATAGCGTTCCGTCCGAAAATCGACCTTACAGTTCCTTCCATCGCGATCGAAGTCTCGGCGATCGCGATGCTACGGTAGTCTCTAGTAAGTGAATTGGTAATGGATAGTTGTCAGTTGTCAGTTGTCGTAGTAGGGGCGGGTTTAGCCAGCAGATTCACGGCTCAAGCTCTAATCTTCCTTCAAAATCCGCCCGTACAGTTATCTCGTAGTTAGCGCTCTGTAACCTTCGATGTCCGATTTCTATCCTTTATCAACATGAGAACGCGCGAGATCGTATTAGAAGCAGGTAAAACTGAAAGTCAGTATTGGCGGGATGTTTGGGACTATCGCGAATTATTATATTTTCTCGCTTGGCGAGATATTTTGGTTCGTTACAAACAAACTGCGATCGGTATTCTCTGGGCGCTGATCCGACCGTTTCTCACCACGATCGTGCTGACAGTAGTTTTTAGCGTTTTGGCTAAATTGCCCTCAGAAGAAAACGTGCCTTATCCAATTATGGTGTTTGCAGCAATGCTACCCTGGCAATTTTTTGCGAACGCCTTGACTGAGTGTAGCAATAGCTTAATTACGAACTCTCAAATTATTTCTAAGATTTACTTTCCTCGCTTGATCGTTCCCGTAAGTGCAGTTGTGGTCTGCTTTATAGATTTTTTAATTTCTGGTATGATTTTACTAGCTTTAATGGCATGGTATAATTTCATCCCAAATTGGCGAATTTTAACGCTACCTTTATTTACAGCGATCGCCTTTGCTGCGGCAATAGGTGCTGGTCTGTGGTTAGCAGCCCTGACAGTAGAATATCGAGATTTTCGCCATGTCGTACCGTTTCTCGTTCAAGTCGGTCAATACATCTCGCCTGTAGGTTTTAGTAGCAACATCGTTCCCGAACAGTGGCGATTGCTATATTCTCTAAATCCGATGGTAGGGGTTATTGATGGGTTTCGTTGGGCAATTTTAGGGGGAGAAGCTCAACTTTACCTACCAGGACTAATTCTGAGTGTAGGGTTAGTTTTACTTTTACTTGCCAGCAGTATTTGGTATTTTCGACGCACGGAGCGCACTTTTGCAGACGTGATTTAAGTTGTAGGAATAGATCGTGTCACAAACCGTTATTCGTGTCGAGCAGTTGGGAAAAAAATATCTGCTAGCGCAGCAAGCAGGTGGATATACTAATTTGCGAGAAAAAATTACTCAAAAAACTAAGTCTTTGACTCAGAAAATATTAACTTCCAAACGCACGCATAAATTTAAAACTAAACCAACTTGCGAAGAATTTTGGGCGCTCAAGGATGTTTCATTTGAAGTTAAACAGGGTGAGTGCATTGGAATTATTGGTGGAAACGGAGCCGGAAAATCGACATTATTAAAAGTTTTAAGTCGCATTACCGAACCAACCAAGGGTAAAATACGAATTAAGGGTCGAGTTGCCAGTCTTTTAGAAGTAGGAACGGGCTTTCACCCAGAACTGACAGGAAGAGAAAATATTTATCTCAACGGCGCAATTCTGGGAATGAGTAAAGTTGAAATCAAAAATAAATTTGATGAAATTGTCGCTTTTGCAGAAGTCGAAAAATTTTTAGATACGCCCGTAAAGCGCTATTCCTCCGGTATGTATGTCAGACTAGCGTTTGCCGTTGCCGCTCACCTAGAACCAGAGATTTTAATTATCGATGAAGTCTTAGCAGTAGGAGATATAGCATTTCAAAAGAAGTGTTTGGGCAAAATGGAAAATGTTGCGACTCAAGAAGGTCGAACGGTTTTATTTGTCAGTCATAATATGCAAATGGTTCAAGCTTTGTGTGCTAAAGCTTGCTTACTCAAAGCCGGAAGTATAGTGGCTCAGGGAAAATCAAGTGATGTCATCGAGAAATATTTATTATCCTTGCGATCGCTAACACAACTCAATTCAACCATATTGGAACAGCGAAAAGATCGCTCTGGAGATGGCAGCGCTAAGCTAACTTTTGTGAAGATTGAAGATGGCGATGGAAATAAAGTCATTTGTTCGATTAGCCGCTTAAAACTCACCATCGGCTACCGTAGTGAAAAACCAATTTACTCACCGCGATTTTTAGTCACTATTTATGACTACAACAACGAATATGCCATTTTTGCGCTAGATAGTGATGTCGTAGGAGGAGTTCCCGAACTGCTTCCTGCTGAAGGTACGGTAACTTGTATCACAGAACCAATGTATCTGACACCGGGGCGATGTCGCATTGAACTAGAGATCCTCAGAGGCGAAATTCTGCTTGATTGTATCGAATATGCTGCGTCTTTTGATGTAGAACCTTACGACATTTATGGGTCGGGAAAGTCACCTCCTCGCAGTTGGGCGACTTGCCTGCTGCAATATCAATGGTCTACTCACGTATGCTAATTTTAGTTGAGAAACAATATGGTTTCAATCCAAAAAGTAGCTCGTTCGATGTATGACGATGTTTCTCCTTTACTTTTAGATTTAAACGATCGCATTAACTGGAGAAATGTTTTTGATTGTAGTTGGCAGAAGGAAGATTATTGCGGTTATGGATTGTTTGATGGCAAGGAAATTGTCGGTTTTTTAGGATTAATTTTTAGTCGTAGAGAGATCGGCGATCGCGTCGAGAATTTTTGTAACATTCATAGTTGGATAGTCAAACCGCAATATAGAGATCGAAGTATCTCACTGATTTTGCCCATTCTGAGGTTGAAAGATTGTACGCTGACAGATCTCAGTCCAGCCCCTAGAGTTATTGAAATTCTGCAAAGTTTGGGATTTAAAAAACTAGATTCAAAGCTACGTGTATTACTACCAATTGGCGGGAGAAATAGGAGTGCGATCGAGAAAGTTAAACTGACTCAAGAAAAATCTCACATAGCAGAGCGACTCTCAAAACAAAATTTCAGATTATTTCAAGATCATATAAATTATTCTAACTGCAATCATTTACTAATTGACAATGGAAAAAATTACTGCTACGTCATATATACTATAGTAAAACAAGCATTTCTTTCACACTGCTACATTCAATACATCAGCAATATTCAAATATTTTCGCAATACAGCGGTGCAATCCGTTCCGAAATAATGCGGCATAGTCGTACTCCTTTAGTTGTGGTAGATTCGCGGCTCATCGCGCCGTTCAAGTTACCATTCAGTTATGATTTACCGTTTAGTTTTCCTAAACTTTACAAGTCGTCTAGCTTAAAGCCAGCTCGAATTGATAATTTATACTCAGAACTTATTTTATTAAATTTCAGCTTGATTCCAAACAACTTACAAGAATTGCGTGCTTTATGGCATGAAACTAAATATTGGCACAGCAGAAGAAATGATTCTTGAGATATTAGTAAATTTTACTAGTGGAATAAGTAAGTAAAAATGATTGTCAAAGAAACTCAAAATATAGGACAGCAGATTCGCCAATTTATCCTGACTGAGTTCCCACAGGCAAACGAGCGATCGCTTAGCGACAACGAAACTTTCTTAGGCAGCGACATTGTTGACTCTTTAGGTATTGTCAAATTAATGACTTTTGTAGAAACTGAATTTGACATAACTGTAGAAGACGAAGACCTTCAACCCGAAAATTTTCGATCGATTGCGAGATTGACCGAGTTTGTGAAAACTAAACTCGCCCAAAAGTAATATTTGACGCTCGGAGGTTTAAGCTAATAATGTCATCGGAAACTTTTGCTTCACTAGAGTCAGAAAATATCTACAGTTGCTTTAATTCTGACGCAGGGCTACTAACCCTACAGGGTTCTCAGGTAGAACTGCGACGGCGACTTGATGCCTTGTTTTGTAGCTGGGCAGAAGTAGTAGGAGCAATTGAGTATTCCTTTCCGCCAGTATTATCGGTTTATTCCCTTGATTTAGCTGACTACTTTAGCTCTTTTCCACACTTAGCTACCCTAACAACGCAAATCGACAGTAACAATGAGGGAATGAAGCGGTTTGTCGATTCCACCAGAAACGAAAGGCTGACCGAAGTAGACCAAAATTACCTCACGCCAGCACGCTACGTATTACCGTCAGCAGCTTGCTACGCAGTTTACAATCACCTGAGCAACAAAAAACTGCAAAATGACCTTTTCATTACCGTTTGTTCCCCTTGTTTCCGCCAAGAGTCAATCTATAAAGCAGGCGAACGACAGTGGACTTTCAATATGAGAGAAATTGTCTGTATCGGTCGCCAAGAGACAGTCCGAAATTTTCTCAATACCTACCGTCAGTTGATTACAGAAATACTCGATCGAGCTAAATTACCTTTTCAACTTCGCGAAGCCACCGATCCTTTCTTTGATAAACGCGACCCCGCTCTAATTTTACAAAAATTAGAACCGCTGAAATACGAATTTCTTTATCGCGATAACTTGGCAATTACTTCGCTCAACTTTCACCGCAAATTTTTTGGCGATCGCTTTAACATTCAAGACTGTAACGGAGAGCCAGCATATACAGGTTGTGTGGCTTTTGGTTTAGAACGCTGGCTTTCTGCTTGCATTCGCGAATACGGTCAAAATTGGGAGAATTTACCTGCTGTTTTAAAATTTTTCTCTCATCGA harbors:
- a CDS encoding GumC family protein; amino-acid sequence: MESRVESREAVDINLQNLQLAIKRRWFSAAGVFGFVLGLSTLAALLQAPLYQAEGKLLLKKPSETSSLNPEKYEPRLEPLSAESNPVSTESEIVSSIPLAQKTIAALTLKDEEGKPLKPTALISQLTLKNIPATDVLQVAYESKDPREAAAVVNKLMSAYVDYNIQSNRAEASAAEDFIVKQLPQTESTVRAAEASLRRFKERHQIVSLEHEAISAVEVLKELQDQITLAEAALVQTQGRATKLQKEIALTSQDAVPINSLKESPGIQKTLAELQRVEGDLVVLQTRFEDTYPEVQKLQQKRDALKQLLEGRIGQMLGNSKQVSNRNLEAGELQQKLAEDLVRAEVERLSLSNRLNFLAQARTNYRQRAKILPQLEQQQRELERQVRAAQATYELMLKKLQELRVEQNRNIGNASIIETALVPETPLLGKRVMTLGLGGIAALLLAIATIAILELSDASIKTLREIKQVFGYTLIGSIPQLGKFIKLKPGRQQDCPVPELAVRNSPRSLTAEAYRMLQANLRFLNLDRPLKAVVVTSSVPKEGKSTVCANLAVAIAQLGRRVLLIDADLRSPIQHHIWQQTNVEGLSHVLVGGTDFQAAVEQVMPNLHVLTAGVLPPNPMALIDSQRMAALVSSLSDRYDFVIIDAPPLVVAADALTLGKITDGILLVARLGVVDYTNAVAAREALKCSCQTVLGVVANSVPSENRPYSSFHRDRSLGDRDATVVSSK
- a CDS encoding acyl carrier protein translates to MIVKETQNIGQQIRQFILTEFPQANERSLSDNETFLGSDIVDSLGIVKLMTFVETEFDITVEDEDLQPENFRSIARLTEFVKTKLAQK
- a CDS encoding ABC transporter permease; this encodes MRTREIVLEAGKTESQYWRDVWDYRELLYFLAWRDILVRYKQTAIGILWALIRPFLTTIVLTVVFSVLAKLPSEENVPYPIMVFAAMLPWQFFANALTECSNSLITNSQIISKIYFPRLIVPVSAVVVCFIDFLISGMILLALMAWYNFIPNWRILTLPLFTAIAFAAAIGAGLWLAALTVEYRDFRHVVPFLVQVGQYISPVGFSSNIVPEQWRLLYSLNPMVGVIDGFRWAILGGEAQLYLPGLILSVGLVLLLLASSIWYFRRTERTFADVI
- a CDS encoding ABC transporter ATP-binding protein, with product MSQTVIRVEQLGKKYLLAQQAGGYTNLREKITQKTKSLTQKILTSKRTHKFKTKPTCEEFWALKDVSFEVKQGECIGIIGGNGAGKSTLLKVLSRITEPTKGKIRIKGRVASLLEVGTGFHPELTGRENIYLNGAILGMSKVEIKNKFDEIVAFAEVEKFLDTPVKRYSSGMYVRLAFAVAAHLEPEILIIDEVLAVGDIAFQKKCLGKMENVATQEGRTVLFVSHNMQMVQALCAKACLLKAGSIVAQGKSSDVIEKYLLSLRSLTQLNSTILEQRKDRSGDGSAKLTFVKIEDGDGNKVICSISRLKLTIGYRSEKPIYSPRFLVTIYDYNNEYAIFALDSDVVGGVPELLPAEGTVTCITEPMYLTPGRCRIELEILRGEILLDCIEYAASFDVEPYDIYGSGKSPPRSWATCLLQYQWSTHVC